A region from the Cannabis sativa cultivar Pink pepper isolate KNU-18-1 chromosome 9, ASM2916894v1, whole genome shotgun sequence genome encodes:
- the LOC115722039 gene encoding probable aspartic proteinase GIP2: MAYSSSYFLITILSTLLFIISSSQYSEAAIVFPLTKNIINSTSHYYSTKIQVGTPSTTINLLLEIGVQLTSFTCDDTGYDSSTYRFVNCNTKKCGRFLGPNQSSGGCLQCDFLKPWPHCSNQTCALSFGVIGGLSEDFFKLKTTSSSSNLLQNSPRRLPFACLTSDFTNSFMNRLPLGTKGSLGLGKNPFSLVAELSSAFNLPKKYAFCIPSNTESTGNVFIGGAPHNLSANLVRTPLLINPISSFYELVLPYTTSEEYFIGVKSIKIDNKRVVNFDTSLLSINATDGVGGTTLSSSVPYAVLHSSIYKAVVSDFVDMAATRNITRVAAVKPFGACFSTEGVRWTRAGPRVPTIDLELEGKNKSVNWRIHGANSMVGVNKNVICLGFVDGGLEPRTSIVIGGIQLEDNLLEFDLTTSTLGFTSSLLVKDTSCSNSQF, translated from the coding sequence ATGGCATACTCATCATCATATTTCCTCATCACTATTCTCTCAACTCTCCTTTTCATAATCTCATCATCACAATATTCAGAAGCAGCCATTGTTTTCCCACTCACCAAAAACATAATCAACTCCACCAGTCACTACTACAGTACCAAAATCCAAGTAGGCACTCCTTCAACCACCATCAACTTACTCCTCGAAATCGGAGTACAACTCACAAGCTTCACTTGCGACGACACAGGTTACGATTCCTCCACTTACCGCTTCGTAAATTGCAACACCAAAAAGTGTGGACGTTTCTTGGGACCCAACCAATCATCAGGCGGTTGTCTTCAGTGTGATTTTCTTAAACCATGGCCTCATTGCTCCAATCAAACTTGCGCTTTATCATTTGGAGTTATCGGTGGATTAAGCGAAGATTTCTTCAAGCTCAAAACGACGTCGTCGTCCTCCAATCTCCTTCAAAATTCTCCTCGTCGTCTTCCTTTCGCTTGTCTTACCTCCGATTTCACAAACAGTTTCATGAATCGTCTCCCTCTTGGTACTAAAGGCTCACTTGGTTTAGGAAAGAACCCTTTCTCGCTTGTGGCAGAGCTTTCTTCGGCTTTTAATCTTCCTAAGAAGTACGCCTTTTGTATTCCTTCCAATACTGAATCAACTGGGAATGTTTTCATCGGCGGAGCACCTCATAATTTGTCGGCCAATCTCGTGAGAACGCCTCTTCTGATCAACCCCATTTCTTCGTTTTATGAGTTAGTTCTACCATATACTACTTCGGAAGAATATTTCATAGGAGTCAAATCCATTAAAATAGACAACAAAAGAGTTGTTAATTTTGATACTTCTTTGTTGTCCATTAATGCCACTGATGGAGTTGGTGGCACTACCCTTAGTTCTTCAGTTCCTTATGCCGTTTTGCATAGTTCCATCTATAAGGCTGTTGTTTCCGATTTTGTTGATATGGCCGCTACTCGGAATATTACCAGAGTAGCGGCTGTGAAGCCTTTTGGTGCGTGTTTCAGCACCGAAGGGGTTCGTTGGACGAGAGCGGGACCCAGAGTCCCGACTATTGATTTAGAGTTGGAAGGGAAGAATAAGAGCGTGAATTGGAGAATACATGGTGCTAATTCGATGGTGGGAGTTAATAAGAATGTGATTTGTTTGGGATTTGTGGATGGTGGGTTGGAGCCAAGAACTTCGATTGTTATAGGTGGGATTCAATTGGAGGATAATCTTTTGGAGTTTGATTTGACAACCTCTACTCTTGGATTTACTTCTTCACTTCTAGTTAAAGACACTTCCTGTTCCAACTCCCAATTCTAG
- the LOC133030943 gene encoding probable aspartic proteinase GIP2 produces the protein MAYSSSYFLITILSALVVFIISSSQYSEAAIVFPLTKNIINSTSHYYSTKIQVGTPSTTINLFLEIGVQITSFTCDDTGYDSSTYRFVNCNTKKCGRFLGPNESSGGCLQCAFPKPWPHCSNQTCALSFSEDTGGLSEDFFKLQTTSSNLLQNSPRRLPFACLNSDFTIGFINRLPLGTKGSLGLGKNPFSFVAELSSAFNLPKKYAFCIPSNTESTGNVFIGGAPHNLSANLLRTPLLTNPFAAGSEIVPRGTTSDEYFIGVKSIKIDKKVVDFDTSLLSINATDGVGGTTLSSSVPYAVLHSSIYKAVVSDFVKKAATRNITRVAAVKPFGACFSTKGVRWTRAGPRVPTIDLELEGKNKSVNWRIHGANSMVGVNKNVMCLGFVDGGLEPRTSIVIGGIQLEDNLLEFDLTTSTLGFTSSLLVKDTSCSISQFYRL, from the coding sequence ATGGCATACTCATCATCATATTTCCTCATCACTATTCTCTCAGCTCTTGTAGTTTTCATAATCTCATCATCACAATATTCAGAAGCAGCCATTGTTTTCCCACTCACCAAAAACATAATCAACTCCACCAGTCACTACTATAGCACCAAAATCCAAGTTGGCACTCCTTCAACCACCATCAACTTATTCCTCGAAATCGGTGTACAGATCACAAGCTTCACTTGCGACGACACAGGTTACGACTCCTCCACTTACCGCTTCGTAAATTGCAACACCAAAAAGTGTGGACGTTTCTTGGGACCAAATGAATCATCAGGTGGTTGTCTTCAGTGTGCTTTTCCTAAACCATGGCCTCATTGCTCCAATCAAACTTGCGCTTTGTCATTCAGTGAAGACACAGGAGGATTAAGTGAAGATTTCTTCAAGCTCCAAACGACGTCGTCCAATCTCCTTCAAAATTCTCCTCGTCGTCTTCCTTTCGCTTGTCTTAACTCTGATTTCACTATCGGTTTCATAAATCGTCTTCCTCTTGGTACTAAAGGCTCACTTGGTTTAGGAAAGAACCCATTCTCTTTCGTTGCTGAGCTTTCTTCGGCTTTTAATCTTCCTAAGAAGTACGCCTTTTGTATTCCTTCCAATACTGAATCAACTGGGAATGTTTTCATCGGTGGAGCACCTCATAATTTGTCGGCCAATCTCCTCAGAACTCCTCTTCTGACCAACCCTTTTGCTGCCGGGAGCGAAATAGTTCCAAGAGGTACTACTTCCGATGAATACTTTATAGGAGTGAAATCGATTAAGATTGACAAAAAGGTTGTTGATTTCGATACTTCTTTGTTGTCCATTAATGCCACTGATGGAGTTGGTGGCACCACCCTTAGTTCTTCAGTTCCTTATGCCGTTTTGCATAGTTCGATCTATAAGGCTGTTGTTTCGGATTTTGTTAAGAAAGCCGCTACTCGGAATATTACCAGAGTAGCGGCTGTGAAACCCTTTGGTGCGTGTTTCAGCACCAAAGGGGTTCGTTGGACGAGAGCGGGACCCAGAGTCCCGACTATTGATTTAGAGTTGGAAGGGAAGAATAAGAGCGTGAATTGGAGAATACATGGTGCTAATTCGATGGTGGGAGTTAATAAGAATGTGATGTGTTTGGGATTTGTGGATGGTGGGTTGGAGCCAAGAACTTCGATTGTTATAGGTGGGATTCAATTGGAGGATAATCTTTTGGAGTTTGATTTGACAACCTCTACACTTGGATTTACTTCTTCACTTTTAGTCAAAGACACTTCCTGTTCTATCTCCCAATTCTATAGGCTATAG
- the LOC115722539 gene encoding 3-isopropylmalate dehydratase large subunit, chloroplastic — MASSAIAPNSAPFLKQKELGAALSSFSSSPAFSVQRCKRTVSKKICSVMTPQQSERKPATTGSVKTAMTMTEKIFAKSSEKTHLSPGENVWVNVDVLMTHDVCGPGSFGIFKKEFGENAKVWDREKIVIIPDHYIFTSDERANRNVDILRDFCTEQNIKYFYDIKDLGNFKANPDYKGVCHVALAQEGHCRPGEVLLGTDSHTCTAGAFGQFATGIGNTDAGFVLGTGKSLLKVPPTLKFVMDGEMPDYILAKDLILQIIGEISVAGATYKAMEFVGSTVESLSMEERMTLCNMVVEAGGKNGIVPADSTTYKYLEDKTSVPYEPVFSDAQARFLSEYRFDISKLEPLVAKPHSPDNRALARECRDVKIDRVYIGSCTGGKTEDFLAAAKVFVASGKKVKVPTFLVPATQKVWMDLYSLPVPGSGGKTCSQIFEEAGCDTPASPSCGACLGGPKDTYARMNEPKVCVSTTNRNFPGRMGHKEGEIYLASPYTAAASALTGYVTDPRDFLQ; from the exons ATGGCTTCTTCTGCAATTGCTCCAAATTCAGCTCCTTTTCTAAAACAG AAAGAGTTGGGTGCTGCTCTCTCTTCTTTCTCGTCATCACCGGCATTTTCTGTTCAGAGATGCAAGAGAACGGTCTCCAAGAAGATTTGTTCTGTTATGACTCCGCAGCAATCGGAACGCAAGCCCGCCACCACTGGCTCG GTCAAGACAGCCATGACTATGACCGAAAAGATTTTTGCTAAGTCTTCTGAGAAAACCCATTTGAGCCCTGGTGAGAATGTTTGGGTCAATGTTGATGTtttgatgactcatgatgttTGTGGCCCTGGTTCCTTTGGTATATTCAAGAAAGAGTTCGGAGAAAATGCTAAG gtTTGGGACCGTGAAAAGATTGTGATCATACCTGACCATTATATATTTACAAGTGATGAACGTGCGAATCGGAACGTGGATATCTTAAGGGATTTCTGCACTGAACAAAACATCAAGTACTTTTATGATATTAAAGATCTGGGCAACTTTAAG GCTAATCCAGATTACAAAGGTGTGTGCCATGTAGCTCTTGCTCAAGAAGGTCATTGCAGACCTGGAGAG GTCCTGCTAGGTACAGACTCTCATACCTGCACTGCTGGAGCTTTTGGACAATTTGCTACTGGAATCGGGAACACTGATGCAGGTTTTGTGTTGGGCACTGGCAAGAGTCTGCTTAAG GTGCCACCTACCTTGAAGTTTGTTATGGATGGTGAAATGCCAGATTATATTCTTGCTAAAGATTTGATTTTGCAA ATTATTGGTGAAATATCTGTTGCTGGCGCAACATATAAAGCTATGGAATTTGTCGGCTCCACAGTTGAAAGTTTAAGT ATGGAAGAAAGGATGACATTGTGCAACATGGTTGTCGAAGCCGGGGGAAAGAATGGTATAGTTCCTGCAGATAGCACTACATACAAGTACCTGGAG gaTAAGACATCTGTACCCTATGAGCCTGTGTTTAGTGATGCTCAAGCAAG GTTTCTTTCTGAGTACAGATTTGACATCTCAAAATTGGAGCCTTTGGTGGCAAAG CCTCATTCTCCTGATAATCGTGCTTTAGCAAGAGAGTGTAGAGACGTGAAAATTGATAGAGTCTATATCGGATCTTGTACTGGTGGTAAAACAGAGGATTTTCTTGCTGCGGCTAAAGTTTTCGTAGCTTCG GGCAAAAAGGTTAAAGTTCCAACATTCCTTGTCCCAGCTACCCAAAAG GTGTGGATGGACTTATATAGTCTCCCAGTGCCAGGATCTGGTGGGAAGACTTGCTCCCAGATATTTGAAGAAGCTGGTTGCGATACACCCGCTAGCCCTAGTTGCGGTGCTTGTTTGGGGGGTCCAAAAGACACTTACGCACGCATGAACGAACCTAAG GTTTGTGTGTCAACAACAAACAGGAACTTCCCAGGCCGAATGGGACACAAGGAAGGCGAGATATATCTTGCTTCACCGTACACAGCAGCAGCGTCTGCATTGACCGGCTATGTCACAGACCCTAGAGACTTCTTACAGTAA